A genome region from Baekduia alba includes the following:
- a CDS encoding sulfurtransferase, which translates to MLPPFVDTTWLSDHRDDVVLADVRFYLDGSSARAAYDAGHRAGAVFVDLDRWLSGPATSEDGRHPFPTSETFAEGMGALGVGDATPVVAYDDDGGVIAARLVWMLRSIGHPAALLDAPWPPEDLTTDEPPITPRVFTPRPWPAERLADIDEVAATSSTLIDARSHARYLGEPDGIDPRYGHIPSALSVPTRDHLAPTGVLRPQDELRERFSSVGITAAADVISYCGGGVTACHNLLVLEHADLGLGRLYPGSWSQWSSDPTRPIATDER; encoded by the coding sequence ACGGCAGCTCTGCCCGCGCGGCCTACGACGCCGGCCATCGCGCGGGCGCGGTCTTCGTCGACCTCGACCGCTGGCTCTCGGGGCCCGCGACGTCCGAGGACGGGCGTCACCCGTTCCCCACGTCCGAGACGTTCGCCGAGGGCATGGGCGCCCTCGGCGTCGGCGACGCCACGCCCGTCGTGGCCTACGACGACGACGGCGGTGTGATCGCCGCCCGCCTCGTCTGGATGCTGCGCAGCATCGGCCATCCCGCGGCGCTGCTCGACGCGCCCTGGCCCCCGGAGGACCTCACGACCGACGAGCCGCCGATCACGCCCCGGGTCTTCACGCCGCGTCCGTGGCCGGCCGAGCGTCTCGCCGACATCGACGAGGTCGCGGCCACGAGCAGCACGCTCATCGACGCGCGCTCCCACGCTCGCTACCTCGGCGAGCCCGACGGGATCGACCCCCGCTACGGCCACATCCCCTCCGCCCTCTCCGTCCCCACCCGCGACCACCTGGCGCCCACGGGCGTTCTGCGGCCACAGGACGAGCTGCGCGAGCGCTTCTCCTCGGTCGGCATCACCGCGGCGGCGGACGTGATCTCCTACTGCGGCGGCGGCGTCACGGCGTGCCACAACCTGCTCGTGCTCGAGCACGCGGACCTTGGCCTCGGCCGTCTCTACCCCGGCTCCTGGAGCCAGTGGTCGTCGGATCCCACGCGGCCCATCGCGACCGACGAGCGCTGA